The sequence CTGATGGTGCTCTTCGCCATTCTGGCGGGGTGGCAGCTGGTGGCCAACAACGTCGAGGAGTTCCCGACCCCGTACTACACCTGGGTCGCGGCCTTCGGGGGCGTCAATGCCGAAGAGATGGAGATCAAAGGGGTGCTCTCCGACCCGTTCTACGTGGAGAACGAGGACGACAAAGGGATCGCCTGGCAGATCATGAACTCCCTCGGCCGCGTTTTCGGCGGCTTTGCCCTGGCGATCCTCGTGGGGATCCCGGTGGGTCTGGTTATCGGGATGAGCCAGAGCTTCATGCAGGCGCTCAACCCCTATATCCAGATCCTCAAACCCGTCTCGCCGCTGGCGTGGCTGCCGCTGCTGCTGATGGTGTTCCAGGACATCAACCTGACGGCGGTTGCGACGATCTTTATCACGTCGATCTGGCCGATTATCATCAACACCTCGCTGGGGGTGCGCAGCGTCGACCAGGATTACCTCAACGTCGCGAAGGTGCTGCAGTTCACGCCGCTGGAGACGATCCGCAAGATCATCCTGCCGGTCGCGGTGCCGTACATCTTTACGGGGATGCGCCTGAGCCTGGGGATCGCCTGGCTCGTCATCGTCGCGGCGGAGATGCTTACCGGCGGGATCGGCATAGGGTTCTGGATCTGGGACGAGTATAACAACCTGAACTACCCGAACATCATTATCGGGATCATCATCGTCGGTGTCGTGGGGTACATCCTCGACGTCATCATGGGCAAAATAGCCGATTTCTTCGACTACCGAAAACGCGCCTGAGGAGGACAGCATGGGTAAATTTCTCTCACTGGAACATGTCGACAAGGTGTTCCCGCTCCCGGGCGGGAAAGAGTACGTGGCGGTCCGGGACGTCGACCTGGAGATTAAAAAGAACGAGATCATCTCGATCATCGGGCACTCCGGGTGCGGCAAGTCGACCCTGCTCAACATGATTGCGGGGCTCGACCTCAATACGGCCGGCGGGATCTTCCTGAACAACAAGGAGATCGGCGGCCCCGGCCCGGAGCGTGCGGTGGTCTTCCAGAACCACTCGCTGCTGCCGTGGCTGACGGTTTACCAGAACATCGAGATGGCCGTCAAAAAGGTGATGCCGGAACTGAACAAGAACGAAGTCGCCGCACGGGTCATGAAGTTTGTGCACCTGGTCAACCTCGACCACGCCAAGGACAAATACCCCGGCGAGATCAGCGGGGGGATGAAGCAGCGCGTCGGCATTGCACGGGCGCTCTCCATCAAACCCGACGTGTTGCTGATGGACGAGCCTTTCGGGGCGCTCGATTCGCTGACGCGGGCCAACCTGCAGGAGCACCTGATGCGCATTCAGCAGGACGTGCAGAACACCGTCATCATCATCACCCACGATGTCGACGAGGCGGTCCTGCTCTCGGATCGGGTCATCATGATGACCAACGGCCCCGAAGCGACTATCGGCGAGATCCTGGAAGTGAACCTGGAACGCCCCCGCGACCGCGTGGCGCTGCAGAAGGACCCCGAATACGTCCGCTGCCGCGAAGCGATCCTGAGCTTCCTCTACGAGAAGTTCGCCAAGGAAGACGAATAAACACTGCTTATAAAAAGTACTAAGTAGCCGGCGGAATGCGTTTCCGCGGCATTAAAAAGTCGCTCGCCCTTCTGGGGAGTCCCGTGGCATCATGCGGGGCTCTCCAGAGGTGCCGCCTCGAGATTTTAGAAGGATAGATTGAATGAAGAAGTGGATGTTGTCGCTGGCCGCCGTGCCGGTTATTGTGGGAAGTATGGGTGTGGCTGCGTCGGCGGCCGAAGAGATCGTCCTCCTGGACGGAATGAAAATGAGCGGCGAGATCCGCCCGCGCTACGAGATGGCGGACGTGAAGGATAACGGCCTCGATACGGCCAACGCTTTCACGGCCCGGACGCGCCTCGCGGTCGAAGGGACGCTTCTCGGCCTCGAAGGGCTCACCGCCAAAGTGGGGATGACCTCGGTCAACAACTTCGGCTACAACGACTACGCGCCGCAGGATGCGACGTATGACCTGATCCTCGACCCGCAGCAGGCAATCCTGACCGAGGGCTACCTGGCCTATACGGCGGCGGACACGACGCTGCTCGCGGGGCGCTCCTTCGTCAACCTCGACGACCAGCGCTTCGTGGGTACCGTCGGCTGGCGCCAGATGGAGCGTGCCTACGACACGGTGACGCTGAGCAACGGTTCCATCGAGGGCCTCTCCCTCATGGCCTCCTGGATTTACGGCTACCAGGGCGTCAACGCCAACCCGACGACCGATACGGGCTCGCTGCTCCTGCACGCTACGTACTCGGCGGGCAAGGCGCTCTCCGTCACAGGGTTCGGCTATATGCTGGCCGACATTCACGACACTTACGGCCTGCGCGTCTCCGGGGATATCGCCCTGGACGGCGTGACGCTGAACTATGCGGCCTCCTATGCCAAGCAGAGCGACGCCTCGCTGACCTACGCCCTCGATGATGCGCCGGAGATCGATGCTGCCTACTACGACATCGCCCTGGGCGCGAACATCTCCGGCCTCATTGTCGGGGCGGAGTACGAGGTGCTGGGAGACGCCGAAAGCAACAGCACGAAAGGGTTCACGACCCCGCTGGCGACCCTGCACAAGTTCCAGGGGTGGGCGGACGTCTTCCTCGGTCGCACGTCCGGAAGCAACAACGACGGTCTGGCGGACCTGAGCGGTACGCTGGGATATGCCGCGGCGGGCTTCGGGAAAGTGCTGGGCGTCTACCACAAGTTTGACGCCCTCTCCGGTGCAAACAAGGACCTCGGCAGCGAGTTTGACGTGCTCTATGCGAACAAGGTCCCGGGCGTCAAGGACCTCGCGTTCCTGGCGAAAGCGGCTTTCTACTCCAAAGGCGACACGGGCAACGACGTCACCAAGGTCTGGGCTCAGCTCGATTACAAGTTTATGATCAAATAAGCGTTCGTGCGGCCGGTCCGGCCGCCGGCGACGGTCATGTTTTTTGACGCATCTTCACCACCGAAGGCGCATTAAAAAACATACGAAGGATTCATGATGCAAAGAATTACCCTTCCCGTTGTGCTGCACAACCCGAAGATACTGCTGATAGGCGGCGGGCCGGTCGCCCTGCAAAAGGCGCAGGTGATGCGCCGCAACCAGATCGATTTCGACGTCATCGCCGCGCTTTGCAGCGAGGCGATGCGCTCGCTTGTCCCGGAGGCGTGTGAACGTTCCGTGACGGAGGAGGATTGCCGGGAGTACGGCATCATCATTGATGCCACCGGCAATGCCGGGGTGACGGCGATGCTGACGGCACTCAAACAGCGGCAGCGTTTCCTGCTCAACGTCGTCGACGTCCCGGAGCAGTGCGACTTCTTCTTTGCCGCGCTGATCGAGCAGGGGCCGGTCAAGATTGCGGTAAGTTCCAGCGGGGGCTCGCCGGCGATCGCCCAGGCCATTCGCGACAAGATCGCCCGGATGCTGCCCGCATCATTGGCCGCACTGGGCCAAAAGGCGATGCGCGAGCGCCTTGCCGGGCATATCCGCCCGGGGGCGCTCAAAGCCGAGGCGAACCGGCAGCTCGGACGGGTGCACCTGGTCGGCTGCGGCACGGGGGACGTCGACCTGCTGACGCTCAAGGCCTACCGCCTTATCACGGAAGCGGACGTCGTCTTCGTCGATCACCTGGTGAGCGAGGAGATCAAGGCAATCATCCCCAAAGCGACGATGGTCATCCACGTCGGCAAGCGTAAAGGGCACCACAGCATCAAGCAGGAGAAGATCAATGAACTCCTGATCGAGTACGCGCAGAAGGGCTTGGAGGTCGCCCGGCTCAAAGCGGGGGACCCCTACATCTTCGGGCGCGGGGCGGAAGAGGCGCAGGCATTGGCCGCGGAGGGGATCCGTGTCGAAGTCGTGCCGGGGATCTCTTCGGCCGTCGCCGGACCGCTTGCCGCGGGCATCGCGCCGACGGCGCGGGGGTACGCGGCGAACCTCTCCATCGTCTCCGCACACCTGGCGGGCAACCGTATCAATACCGAGTGGATCGACCTGCTGAAGCTCAAAAACCATACGACCATCGTGCTGATGGGGGTCTCGCGCGCCAAAGAGATTGTAGAGAAGGCACTGGAAGCGGGTGTAGCGGCAACGATGCCCTGCGCCGTCATCTCCAACGCCTCCCGGCCGGACCAGCAGCGCTTTGTGACGACGCTGGAGGGACTGCCGGCGGTGGCCGAAAACGCGCCGCGTCCCGCGATCATCGTCTTCGGCGACGTCGTCAACCTGCATGCGGTGCTGCCGCAGTACATCAACGAAGGGGAGTACCATGATCAGCGTATTGCAAGCGGCCTCTGAAGCCCGGAATACCAAAACGAACAAGGTCGAGCAGACCAAGGCGCTCAAAACCCCCAAAGAGGCGTTCGAGCAGATCGCCGAGTACGCCAAAGGGGGGTACGGCAGCATTCCCAAAGAGGACCTGGGCTACTTTCTGAAGTGCTTCGGCATTTTCGACCGCCCGATGACCCCGGAGCGTTTTATGATGCGGGTGCGCATTCCCGGCGGCCAGCTGGATGCCGCCCAGGCGCGCACCGTCGGCGAGATCGCCAAAGCGTTCGGCCAGGACTACATGGACATTTCGACCCGGGCGCAGATCGTGCTGCGCTATCTGAGCATCGAGGCGATGCCGGAGATCTTGGATCGCCTTGAAAGGGTGGGGCTGACGACCTTCCATACGGGGGTGGACAACTTCCGCAACATGGTCAACGACCCCCTCGACGGGGTCGCGTTCGACAACATCCTGCCGTCGCAGGGGCTGCTGCAGAAACTGCAAGAGCTTTTCCTGGGCCACTGGGAGTGGATGAGCGCCCTGCCGCGCAAGTTCAACACGGGGGTCTGCGGGTCGCTTGCCAACCGTTGCAACATCTTCGGGCAGGACTGCGGCTTCGTGCTGGCGCAAAAAGAGGGGGTCTACGGCTACAACGTTTACCTCGGCGGCCGGGTCGGGGTGATCGCGCGCAACGCCGATATCTTCGTGCGCGACGAAGCGGAGGCCGTGGCGATGTTCCGGGCCCTTATCGAGCTCTACCGCGACTACGGCTTCCGCGACAACCGCAACAAGAACCGGCTGCACTTCCTCATCGAGGCGGTGGGGATGGAAGCCCTCGCCGCGGCCATCCGCGAAAAGGCGGGCATCGACTTCGCTACCGCCGGGGAGACGTTGACCCAGCTTGACAACAACGACGCCGACCAGGGGCGCGTCCAGCTGAACAACGGCACCTTCGCCGTCCATGCCGTCGTCCCCTCCGGCGTCTTCAGCGGCAGCGACCTTGTCGCCGCGGCGGAGGCGGCGGAGACCTATGGCGACGGGCGCGTTCGCCTCGACATCGAACAGAGTCTCTACATTCTCGGGGTGGACGCCGTCCGTTACGATGCCCTGATGGAGACGCCGTTTTTCGAGGCCTACAAGAGCGTCTCCAGCCCCTATTTCAACCACCTGATCGCCTGTGCCGGCGAGGAGCACTGTCCTTTCGGCGTCATCCCGAACAAACCCGACGCCATCGAGATGGCCGAGTACCTCAGCCGTGCGGTACCGCTGGAGGGCGGCCGCGTGCGGATGCACTGGTCGGGCTGCGTCAAAGGGTGCGGCCTGCACGGGGTCGGTGACGTCGGTTTCGAGGGGTGCAAGGCCAAGGTGAACGGCGAGACGGAGCACGGGGTGCACATCACGCTCGGGGGCAAACTCACGGCCGAAGGGCAGGAGGGGTACAGCGTCCTGAAGTCCGTGCCGCTGCGGTTCGCACGCTACCACGTCGAGTCGCTGATGCGCGAGTACCGCCGCCTGCGCAAAGCGGGGGAGAGCTTCGGGCAGTTCCACGACCGGGTGCTCTCAGGCTACTCGCCCGCGGCGATAGGCTTTATGATGCAGCTGCAGTCCTACCTGCGCGACAGGGGCATCGACCTGGCGTTGGGGTTCGAAGCGGGTGCGAAAAGCGGCCGGAACGAATCCTTCGAGCTTTTCGACTTCGGCTGCCGGCTTTACAAGAAACTGACGGGCGAGACGGCCTACCCGCTGCAGGCGCACTATATGCCCTCGGAGGGGGAGCGGCTCGATATGACACTGCTGGACCGCCCCGGCATCGACTCCAACCTGGCCCAGATGGTTGTGAAGATGCTGGAACCCAATGCCAACCTCCGCGCCAAAGCCTTTACGGAACTAAACGCCTTGGTGGCACTTTTCCAATCCTGAAGCGCGGAGACACCCCTTCACAGCGTGCCCTCTCCCCGGGCACTTTCATCACAGAGACATTTTTCAGCACACAAAAGCCCGGCGGAGTTACCGACAACGCTTCGTACAAAGCTGACAGGAAAGATGTTTTTTAGAAAAACTGTTAAGTTCTATTTTTAATCACAAAAGGCCATCATAAACGGTTTCAGTGTTCATAAAATAATAAGAAAAGTGTATAAATTCCATACAATTTTCTGCACTGTAGAATGAAGTTTAAGCGATAGAATTTTTCAGGTTGATCGGACCGTGGTAGTGCCTCTGCACCTGCTGTACGGAAGGACCACGCCCTTGCCGATGCCGCTCTCCGTGAAGGGCAGCAGGGTCGGGAAGCGGCTCCGATCAACAACACGATAAGGAGATATCCAATGGCCTATTTGGCTCCAAGCGAATTTGTAACAAAAATGGTCGATTCGGGAGAATCGAAAGTCTATATGTCCACAAAGGACACCCTCATCCGCGCCTATATGGCGGGGGCCATCCTCGCGCTGGCGGCGGTTTTCGCCGTCACGGTCGCGATGAAAACAGGCTCACCGCTGGTCGGCGCGATGCTCTTCCCGGTCGGCTTCATTATGCTCTACCTCATGAGCTTCGACCTGCTCACGGGTGTTTTCGTCCTCGTTCCGCTGGCATGGCTGGACAAACGTCCGGGCGTTTCGGTTGCCCAGATCCTGCGTAACTGGGGTCTGGTGGCGCTGGGGAACCTGATGGGTGCCCTGACGGTCGCGTTTATGATGGCCTTTATTTTTACATACGGTTTTGACACGGACGGCGGCGAAATCGCCAAGAAAGTGGCGGGCATCGGTGAAGCGCGTACGCTGGGCTACCAGTCCCACGGTGTATCCGGCTGGTTTACGGTTTTTGTCCGCGGCATGCTCTGTAACTGGATGGTCTCCATGGGTGTCGTCGGCGCGATGATCTCCACGACGGTCAGCGGCAAGTTCCTGGCGATGTGGATGCCGGTCATGCTCTTCTTCTTTATGGGCTTTGAGCACTCCATCGTCAACATGTTCCTGTTCCCGTTCTCCCTGATCATGGGCGGTAACTTCACGATCTCCGACTACATCCTCTGGAACGAGGTTCCGGTTGCACTGGGTAACCTGGTCGGCGGTCTGGCATTTACGGGTCTGACGCTCTACGCAACGCACGTCAGAACAAGCCCGAAACGTGTGCTGGGATAACCCGGCATCGCGGCCCCGGCCGCATCCATTCAAAAACAAAAAGGAAATATTTTTTTATGACAAAGCTTGAAATGACTGAAACGATTATGGCGGCGAAAAAAAGCAGCGGTCTTGGCTGGGAGGCGATCTCAGAGAAGGTCGGTCTCGGTTCCGTGTTTCTGACATCGGCGTGCCTCGGGATGAACAGCCTGAAGCCCGAACCGGCAGATAAACTGTGCGAAGTCCTAGGCCTGGATGCCGCGGTCTCCGAAGCGCTGCAGGCGTTCCCCAACAAGAAGTGGGACCAGATCGTTCCGACCGACCCGCTTATCTACCGCCTCTATGAAGTCGTCGGCGTTTACGGCGAAACCATCAAGGAGATTGTCGGCGAGAAATTCGGCGACGGCATCATGAGTGCGATCGACTTCTCCATGGACATCGACAAAGAGGAGAATCCGGCGGGCGACCGTGTCGTGATCACCATGAACGGCAAATTCCTGCCCTACAAGTCGTGGTAACACGACTTTTTTTGAGCATGGCCGCGCTTGCGGACGTGTTCAAAAGGAGTCTGACAAAGATGATCAAGCGATGAATACAGCCGTGAAGCTCACCGTCGGCAGCCACACCGACAAAGGGCGCAAACCCCTGAACCAGGACTTTCACGATCTGCGCATCCCCGACGACACGCTGCTTTGCACCAAGGGCGCGGCCGCGGCGCTGGCCGACGGCATCAGCAGCAGCGAGGTGAGCCAGATCGCCAGCCAGGTTGCCGTCGTCTCCTTTCTGGAGGACTACTTCAGCACCCCGGAGACCTGGTCGGTCGGCCGGGCGGCACAGCAGGTGCTCAAGGCGACGAACTCCTGGCTTTATGCCCAGACCAGGCGGGGGCCGGAGCGCTTCGATATGGACAAGGGGTATGTCTGTACCTTCAGCGCTCTGGTGCTGCGGGGCCGGAGCGTGCACCTCTTTCATATCGGCGATGCGCGGATCTACCGGCTGCGCGACGGGGTGCTGGAGCAGCAGACCGAAGACCACCGCCTGCGGATCTCGCAGAACGAGAGCTACCTCAGCCGGGCCATGGGGATGGATTCGCAGCTCATCATCGACCATGCCGTGCTGAGTGCGGAAGCGGGGGATGTCTTTTTCCTGATGACCGACGGGGTCTACGAGCATATCCTTGACGAGGATATCCTGCAAACACTGCAGGCGTGCGGCGACGATTACGACGCTGCGGCGGAGGCGCTGGTCAACCGGGCCCTGGAAAACGGCAGCGGGGACAACCTGACATTGATGCTCTTGCGCATCGACGCCCTGCCGGAGCAGGCGATCGACGAGCGCTACAAGGAGGTGATCGAAAAGCCTTTCGCGCCGCTGCTCGAGCCCCGGTCGGATTTTGACGGCTATCGCATCGTGCGCACGCTCAGCAGGACGAGCCGCAGCCATGTCTACCTGGCCGTCGACACGCAGACCGATACGCCCGCGGTGCTCAAGACCCTTGCGACGGAGCTGCAGCATGACCGCACGCAGGTGGAGCGGTTCCTGACCGAAGAGTGGATCGCCCGCCGGGTCAGCAACGCCCACCTGCTCAAGGCCTACCCGCAGCAGCGTCCGCGCGCCTACCTCTACACCGTGACCGAGTACGTGGAGGGGCAGTCGCTGGCACAGTGGATGACGGACAACCCCCGTCCCGATTTGGAGACAGTAAGGCGCTTTGCCGAACAGATCGCGCGGGGCCTGCTTGCGCTGCACCGCCGCGAGATGGTGCACCAGGACCTCCGCCCGGAAAACATCCTGATCGACGCTATGGGGACCCTCAAGATCATTGATTTCGGGTCCGTGAAAATAGAGGGGATCCAGGAGTCGGTGCCGGAAGGTGCGGCAAACCAGATGCCCGGTACGGCGCATTACTCGGCCCCGGAGTATTTCCTGGGCAGCACGGGCACGCCGCGTTCGGACCTCTACTCGCTGGCGGCGATCCTCTACCGGATGCTCTCGGGCAGCTCCCCCTACGGTCTCCAGGTGGCGCGGACCAAACAGCGCTCCGAGCAGAAGAAGCTCAAATACGTGTCGCTCGCGACCGAGGGGAGCGGCGTGCCGGTCTGGTTCGACGAGGCGCTGCGCAAGGCGCTCGACCCGGTCCCGGAGCGCCGCTACGAGGATGTCGCCGAG is a genomic window of Sulfurimonas sp. HSL1-2 containing:
- the ntrB gene encoding nitrate ABC transporter permease — its product is MQKIIKKIALPLMVLFAILAGWQLVANNVEEFPTPYYTWVAAFGGVNAEEMEIKGVLSDPFYVENEDDKGIAWQIMNSLGRVFGGFALAILVGIPVGLVIGMSQSFMQALNPYIQILKPVSPLAWLPLLLMVFQDINLTAVATIFITSIWPIIINTSLGVRSVDQDYLNVAKVLQFTPLETIRKIILPVAVPYIFTGMRLSLGIAWLVIVAAEMLTGGIGIGFWIWDEYNNLNYPNIIIGIIIVGVVGYILDVIMGKIADFFDYRKRA
- a CDS encoding ABC transporter ATP-binding protein, with amino-acid sequence MGKFLSLEHVDKVFPLPGGKEYVAVRDVDLEIKKNEIISIIGHSGCGKSTLLNMIAGLDLNTAGGIFLNNKEIGGPGPERAVVFQNHSLLPWLTVYQNIEMAVKKVMPELNKNEVAARVMKFVHLVNLDHAKDKYPGEISGGMKQRVGIARALSIKPDVLLMDEPFGALDSLTRANLQEHLMRIQQDVQNTVIIITHDVDEAVLLSDRVIMMTNGPEATIGEILEVNLERPRDRVALQKDPEYVRCREAILSFLYEKFAKEDE
- the cobA gene encoding uroporphyrinogen-III C-methyltransferase; this encodes MMQRITLPVVLHNPKILLIGGGPVALQKAQVMRRNQIDFDVIAALCSEAMRSLVPEACERSVTEEDCREYGIIIDATGNAGVTAMLTALKQRQRFLLNVVDVPEQCDFFFAALIEQGPVKIAVSSSGGSPAIAQAIRDKIARMLPASLAALGQKAMRERLAGHIRPGALKAEANRQLGRVHLVGCGTGDVDLLTLKAYRLITEADVVFVDHLVSEEIKAIIPKATMVIHVGKRKGHHSIKQEKINELLIEYAQKGLEVARLKAGDPYIFGRGAEEAQALAAEGIRVEVVPGISSAVAGPLAAGIAPTARGYAANLSIVSAHLAGNRINTEWIDLLKLKNHTTIVLMGVSRAKEIVEKALEAGVAATMPCAVISNASRPDQQRFVTTLEGLPAVAENAPRPAIIVFGDVVNLHAVLPQYINEGEYHDQRIASGL
- a CDS encoding ferredoxin--nitrite reductase: MISVLQAASEARNTKTNKVEQTKALKTPKEAFEQIAEYAKGGYGSIPKEDLGYFLKCFGIFDRPMTPERFMMRVRIPGGQLDAAQARTVGEIAKAFGQDYMDISTRAQIVLRYLSIEAMPEILDRLERVGLTTFHTGVDNFRNMVNDPLDGVAFDNILPSQGLLQKLQELFLGHWEWMSALPRKFNTGVCGSLANRCNIFGQDCGFVLAQKEGVYGYNVYLGGRVGVIARNADIFVRDEAEAVAMFRALIELYRDYGFRDNRNKNRLHFLIEAVGMEALAAAIREKAGIDFATAGETLTQLDNNDADQGRVQLNNGTFAVHAVVPSGVFSGSDLVAAAEAAETYGDGRVRLDIEQSLYILGVDAVRYDALMETPFFEAYKSVSSPYFNHLIACAGEEHCPFGVIPNKPDAIEMAEYLSRAVPLEGGRVRMHWSGCVKGCGLHGVGDVGFEGCKAKVNGETEHGVHITLGGKLTAEGQEGYSVLKSVPLRFARYHVESLMREYRRLRKAGESFGQFHDRVLSGYSPAAIGFMMQLQSYLRDRGIDLALGFEAGAKSGRNESFELFDFGCRLYKKLTGETAYPLQAHYMPSEGERLDMTLLDRPGIDSNLAQMVVKMLEPNANLRAKAFTELNALVALFQS
- a CDS encoding formate/nitrite transporter family protein — protein: MAYLAPSEFVTKMVDSGESKVYMSTKDTLIRAYMAGAILALAAVFAVTVAMKTGSPLVGAMLFPVGFIMLYLMSFDLLTGVFVLVPLAWLDKRPGVSVAQILRNWGLVALGNLMGALTVAFMMAFIFTYGFDTDGGEIAKKVAGIGEARTLGYQSHGVSGWFTVFVRGMLCNWMVSMGVVGAMISTTVSGKFLAMWMPVMLFFFMGFEHSIVNMFLFPFSLIMGGNFTISDYILWNEVPVALGNLVGGLAFTGLTLYATHVRTSPKRVLG
- the cynS gene encoding cyanase, which codes for MTKLEMTETIMAAKKSSGLGWEAISEKVGLGSVFLTSACLGMNSLKPEPADKLCEVLGLDAAVSEALQAFPNKKWDQIVPTDPLIYRLYEVVGVYGETIKEIVGEKFGDGIMSAIDFSMDIDKEENPAGDRVVITMNGKFLPYKSW
- a CDS encoding bifunctional protein-serine/threonine kinase/phosphatase, whose amino-acid sequence is MNTAVKLTVGSHTDKGRKPLNQDFHDLRIPDDTLLCTKGAAAALADGISSSEVSQIASQVAVVSFLEDYFSTPETWSVGRAAQQVLKATNSWLYAQTRRGPERFDMDKGYVCTFSALVLRGRSVHLFHIGDARIYRLRDGVLEQQTEDHRLRISQNESYLSRAMGMDSQLIIDHAVLSAEAGDVFFLMTDGVYEHILDEDILQTLQACGDDYDAAAEALVNRALENGSGDNLTLMLLRIDALPEQAIDERYKEVIEKPFAPLLEPRSDFDGYRIVRTLSRTSRSHVYLAVDTQTDTPAVLKTLATELQHDRTQVERFLTEEWIARRVSNAHLLKAYPQQRPRAYLYTVTEYVEGQSLAQWMTDNPRPDLETVRRFAEQIARGLLALHRREMVHQDLRPENILIDAMGTLKIIDFGSVKIEGIQESVPEGAANQMPGTAHYSAPEYFLGSTGTPRSDLYSLAAILYRMLSGSSPYGLQVARTKQRSEQKKLKYVSLATEGSGVPVWFDEALRKALDPVPERRYEDVAEFLYDLRHPNRAFLKKGRPPLIERDPARFWQGVSLLLGFALVMVAAQCVGG